Part of the Planctomycetota bacterium genome, GACATCGGCCAGATCCTCCTGAATTTCGGTCATTGCCCCTGACGCATTCGGCGGGCTTCAAGTCTCGCTGGGCAAATCCGCGCTGAGCAGCCGGCGCATGATCTTCCCGGTGGCGTTGCGCGGCAGCTCCCGGCGGCAGCGGATGCCGCGCGGCACCTTGAACTGGGCGAGATGCTCCCGGCAGTGCGCCCGCAGCGCGGACTCGTCGAAGGCGAATCCCTCATTCATCTCCACGAAGGCCAGCGCCGTCTCGCCGCGGCTCTCATCCGCGGCACCGATCACGGCGCTCGCCTTGACGCTGGGGTGGCGGTTCATGGCCTCCTCGATCTCGCGCGGAAAGACATTCTCGCCGCCAATGATCAGCATCTCCTTCAGGCGCCCGGTGATGAAAAGATGCCCGTCATCGTCGAAGCGCCCCATGTCCCCCGTGCGGAAGAACCCGCGCTCGTCGAAGGCCTGCGCCGTTTCCTGCGGCAGGTTCCAGTAGCCCTTCATGACATTGGGGCCGCGCATCCGGATCTCGCCATCCTGATGGGCGGGCAGGCGGTTCCCCTGGGGATCCACGATCCACTCCTCCACCTGCGGCAGCGGGCGCCCCACGCTGCGCGCCCGGTACTCCTCGGGAAGGCACCAGTTGGTCACGGGGCTCGTCTCGGTCAGACCATATCCCTCGGCGATGCGCACGCCGAATTTCGCGAAGAAGGCGTCGGCCACGCTTGCGGGCAACGGCTCGCCACCGCTCACGGCATACCGGAGCATGCCCAGGTGCTCGGCGCCGCCGCTTTTCTGGCCGTTGATTGCGTGATACATGGAGGGGATCGCCACGAAGACCGTTGCCCGGTGGTGTTTGCCGAGCTCAAGGATGCGCCGCGGCACAAACTTAGCGGTGTAAACCGCCTTGGCCGCGATCGCCAGGGGCAGCAGGGTCAGCACCGTCAAGCCGAAGGAATGAAACTGCGGAAGCACGCCAAGCATGACGTCCCGGCGCGTGAAGCTGGCCCACTGCACGACCTGCCGGATGTTCGCCCGCAGGTTGCCGCAGCTGAGCATGACGCCCTTGGGTCGGCCGCTGGTGCCGCTGGTGTAGAGCAGCACGGCAAGCTCGTCGTCGGAGCGCCGCTTGCTCCGGCGGATCGGCGGGATCCCGCCGAATGTGACTCCCTCCAGCAGCAGCGGCTTCATCGAGGCCGTCGGCCCGCCGATGAAGTCGAGCATGGGTTTGACCGTCACGACGCAGTCGATGCCCGCGTCGCGGCAGACGTATTCCAGGTCGTCGCGCGACAGCAGGTAGTTGAGCGGCACGACGGTCTTCCCCAGCATCCAGGCCCCCAGCAGGGCCGCCGGAAACAGGCCGCTGGTGGGCAGCATGATCCCCACCTGTGCGCGTGCCGTGGTTCGCTCAATCGCCCGGGCCATGTGCCAGGCGGCCACGAGCAGGGTCAATCCATTCCAGCGGCGCTGGTCGTCCTGCACGAAGACATGCGCCGGATGGAGCAGAAGTTGCCGCTGGATGTCGAGGAGAAGTTTCACGCCGGGCGATACAGTACGCCAAGTGAAACGGGCCCTCAATTCGACGTGCCCGCTGAAAGGAAATCCCTTGGACCACTTGAACATCTCGATCGCCGCACCCGCATCATCGTTTCGCTCCTGGCGGCGCAGGCTTCTGCGCCTTGCGGGGCTGATCGCCATCGCCGGCGCGGCCGCCTGCCAGACGACGCATCCCGACCGGCTCGACCCCGCCATCGCCAGCTACGAGTCGAAGAACTGGCAGCAATCCCTCGACCAGGCCAGTGAGGTCCAGAAGGACTCCTCGGGAACCGTCCGCGACCAGGCCGCCTTCCTCGCCGGTCTCTCCGCCTACCAGCTCGGCAACTACGACGAGGCCCAGTCGCGCTTCCAGGTCTCCGAGCAGAGCGGCGACGCGCAGACCGCGGGCGAGAGCAAGGTCATGCTTGGCGACCTGATGGTGCACCGAAGCCGCTACCCGGAAGCCGCGAACTACTACGACGCTGCCGCGGGGAAACTTTCCGGCGAATCGGCGCAGCGGGCGCGGGACCTCGCCGCGGCCTCAAGGGATCCATCGCGGGCCGGCAAGATTCTTGCGATGGCCGGACCTTCCATGTCGATCAACGGCAGCGCGCTGGAAACGCCCAAGAGCGCGCCCTCGCCCGCGCCTGCTGCCGCGCCCTCCAGCGGATTCGAAAAAGATTCCTCACCTGCGCCCGCCGAGAAATCCAAGAAAAGCGCCAAGGTCCCGGCTGCCAAACCGACCAAGCCGGCGAAGGCGGCGGACGACACCCCCGGCAAGCCCGCCAAGAACGCCGGCGCCGCGGCGTCGAAATCCAATTCCAAAAACGCCGGGAAAAAGGCTGATGCCGACGCCTTCGTGATTCAGGCGGGAAGCTTCGTCCTGGAAACCAGCGCCAAGAACCGCGCCAAGGAGCTCACCAAGGCGGCCGCGCGGTTCGGCATCGACGCGCCGCGGGTCGCGGCGGCAAAGTCCAGGAGCGGACAGAAGGTCTGGAACGTCTACCTGGGCGGATTCGAATCTCGCGCCGCGGCCGAGAAGGCGATCAAGCAGCTTGGCCGGAAGGATCTGGCCGTGGTCACCAACCCGAATTGAGCGCGGCCGGCGTGTCGTCGCTCACGGCTTGTTGATCATGAAGGTCGCGGTGCGCTCAAAGTAGGCCATCATCTCGGCGAAGATGGGCTCCGGGATGCCAGCGTCGGTCAGCGCTCCGCGCATGCACTCCACCCAGTCGTTGCGCATGGCCATGTCGATCGGAAACGGGGCGTGGCGCATGCGCAAGCGCGGATGACCCTTGCGGTCGCTGTAGGCGTGCGGACCGCCGAAGTACTGGATGAGAAACTCCGCCTGATTGCGGATGGGCTCGTCCAAGTCCTTCGGAAAGATGGGACGCAGACGTGGATGGACCTCGACGCGCGCGTAGAAGGCCCGCGCGATCCGCCAGAACGTCTCGTCTCCAAGCCGACTGTGGATCGTCGGCCCGGCATTCCCCGCGGCGGAGACGATCGGCAATCCGACGTCGGCGGGTTTCTTGGGGTCCGTCATGCGGCCCGCATGGTAGGCGCTGCCGCTCGGCGCGATGCCGGCGCCATCGCCCGGTGAGTTGCCGCGCTAAGCGAGATACTTTCGCAGAACCTCCGCGAGGCGCTCGTAGTGGGCCGGCACATTGTGGATGGCGGCGCTCATGCGCAGCAGCCATCCCTCCTTCCATGGGATGATCGGCGCCTCGACGCGGTCCGCCTCGTAGAGCTGCTTCTGAAACGCCTCGGGCTGCTCGAA contains:
- a CDS encoding AMP-binding protein, which encodes MKLLLDIQRQLLLHPAHVFVQDDQRRWNGLTLLVAAWHMARAIERTTARAQVGIMLPTSGLFPAALLGAWMLGKTVVPLNYLLSRDDLEYVCRDAGIDCVVTVKPMLDFIGGPTASMKPLLLEGVTFGGIPPIRRSKRRSDDELAVLLYTSGTSGRPKGVMLSCGNLRANIRQVVQWASFTRRDVMLGVLPQFHSFGLTVLTLLPLAIAAKAVYTAKFVPRRILELGKHHRATVFVAIPSMYHAINGQKSGGAEHLGMLRYAVSGGEPLPASVADAFFAKFGVRIAEGYGLTETSPVTNWCLPEEYRARSVGRPLPQVEEWIVDPQGNRLPAHQDGEIRMRGPNVMKGYWNLPQETAQAFDERGFFRTGDMGRFDDDGHLFITGRLKEMLIIGGENVFPREIEEAMNRHPSVKASAVIGAADESRGETALAFVEMNEGFAFDESALRAHCREHLAQFKVPRGIRCRRELPRNATGKIMRRLLSADLPSET
- a CDS encoding SPOR domain-containing protein: MNISIAAPASSFRSWRRRLLRLAGLIAIAGAAACQTTHPDRLDPAIASYESKNWQQSLDQASEVQKDSSGTVRDQAAFLAGLSAYQLGNYDEAQSRFQVSEQSGDAQTAGESKVMLGDLMVHRSRYPEAANYYDAAAGKLSGESAQRARDLAAASRDPSRAGKILAMAGPSMSINGSALETPKSAPSPAPAAAPSSGFEKDSSPAPAEKSKKSAKVPAAKPTKPAKAADDTPGKPAKNAGAAASKSNSKNAGKKADADAFVIQAGSFVLETSAKNRAKELTKAAARFGIDAPRVAAAKSRSGQKVWNVYLGGFESRAAAEKAIKQLGRKDLAVVTNPN
- a CDS encoding globin, whose protein sequence is MTDPKKPADVGLPIVSAAGNAGPTIHSRLGDETFWRIARAFYARVEVHPRLRPIFPKDLDEPIRNQAEFLIQYFGGPHAYSDRKGHPRLRMRHAPFPIDMAMRNDWVECMRGALTDAGIPEPIFAEMMAYFERTATFMINKP